A window from Sinanaerobacter sp. ZZT-01 encodes these proteins:
- a CDS encoding cation:proton antiporter encodes MPQFTHLLYIGSILLFGLLFGRFVKIFKFPNVTGYLLAGLLLGPHILGFFSLKIIRDCSIVSEMALAFIAFIIGCEFKRSFFRRLGMTPVVIAFFEAFLAVAIVDIVLIATGHDVAFSIVLGSIAAATAPAATVMIIKQYRAKGQVTDMLMSVVALDDSVALMAFAISVSIAKRMNGNGDLSVAQTIVTPMLEIAYTLIIGAIFGTLMYLLMKSFKKQNNQLIITVSIIFICSALSLFLELSSLLSCMMCGMFFCNISSESDEIVSLLDTCTPPIYVMFFVVSGAQLNIELVLKIGSVGFIYVIGRVVGKLLGARIGAEIMGANKKICRYVGPALIPQAGVAIGLIVAAETAVPEYAEQIRTVVLCATMLYEIVGPIIAKSALKRAGEIREG; translated from the coding sequence ATGCCGCAATTCACTCATTTATTATACATAGGTTCAATCCTATTATTTGGATTGCTATTTGGGCGATTTGTTAAAATTTTCAAATTCCCAAATGTCACAGGTTATCTCTTGGCAGGTCTTTTATTAGGTCCGCATATATTAGGTTTCTTTTCTTTAAAAATTATTCGGGATTGTTCAATCGTATCAGAAATGGCACTTGCTTTTATCGCGTTTATTATAGGGTGCGAATTTAAAAGAAGTTTTTTTAGAAGGTTAGGAATGACACCTGTAGTAATTGCTTTTTTTGAAGCATTTCTCGCCGTTGCTATTGTAGATATAGTATTGATTGCAACGGGACATGATGTCGCATTTTCTATCGTTCTTGGTTCTATTGCAGCAGCAACTGCTCCAGCAGCAACCGTAATGATTATTAAGCAGTATCGTGCAAAAGGCCAAGTTACTGATATGCTCATGAGTGTCGTAGCCTTAGATGATTCTGTGGCGCTTATGGCGTTTGCAATATCAGTCTCAATTGCCAAACGCATGAACGGTAACGGTGATCTAAGTGTTGCGCAAACCATAGTAACGCCTATGCTTGAAATCGCATATACGCTCATAATTGGTGCAATATTTGGTACACTCATGTATCTTCTTATGAAGTCCTTTAAAAAACAGAACAATCAATTGATCATCACAGTTTCTATTATATTTATTTGCTCTGCTTTGAGCCTATTTTTAGAATTATCGTCTTTACTATCCTGCATGATGTGCGGAATGTTTTTTTGTAATATAAGCAGTGAAAGCGATGAGATTGTTTCTTTATTAGATACCTGTACTCCACCAATCTATGTAATGTTTTTTGTTGTATCTGGAGCACAGCTTAATATTGAATTAGTACTTAAGATTGGAAGCGTCGGTTTTATCTACGTAATTGGAAGAGTAGTCGGAAAGCTGCTTGGCGCCAGAATTGGTGCAGAAATTATGGGAGCAAACAAAAAAATATGCCGTTATGTTGGTCCGGCTTTGATTCCGCAAGCGGGTGTTGCGATTGGTCTGATCGTAGCAGCTGAAACTGCTGTTCCAGAATATGCAGAGCAGATACGTACGGTCGTACTTTGTGCCACAATGTTGTATGAAATAGTAGGGCCGATTATTGCTAAATCCGCTTTAAAAAGAGCAGGAGAAATTAGAGAGGGTTAA
- a CDS encoding DUF1538 domain-containing protein, producing the protein MNIIFEKFKEALYSVFPITVIVLILNFTLTSMETPLIIRFLIGAVLVILGLTIFLTGVDIGITPIGNYMGAAIVKSNKVWVVVFMGLLLGFFISVAEPDLHILSGQIDSVTLGMISKSSIILVVSFGIAVMVAVGLSRIIYNFPLYKVLSAVYGLILILCLFSSSEFMAIAFDASGATTGALTVPFILALAIGVSQLKKDSKASEKDSFGLIAIASTGAILSVLIMNILSKTDQIIGSLDSTYEVSTSIIGPFIQHFPKIAGESLAALTPIVVIFLVFQKFSFKMAKTAARKILFGVLFTFIGLVLFLLGVNAGFMEVGNTIGYQLALMDNPVYLVVIGFLLGMVTILAEPAVYVLTQQIEDVTSGYVKRKAVMFTLALGVALAVALSIIRILVPEIQLWHYLLPGYVISIAMTYVVPKLFVGIAFDSGGVASGPMTATFILAFAQGAAQGIEGADVLIDAFGIIAMVAMTPLITLQILGFIFKVKSKKGGMDNG; encoded by the coding sequence TTGAATATCATTTTTGAAAAGTTCAAAGAAGCATTGTACTCGGTTTTTCCAATCACTGTTATTGTACTGATCTTAAACTTTACGTTAACGTCAATGGAAACACCGTTAATTATAAGATTCCTGATAGGAGCAGTGCTGGTTATTTTAGGATTGACAATTTTTTTGACCGGCGTGGATATTGGCATTACACCGATTGGAAACTATATGGGAGCAGCAATCGTAAAATCGAATAAGGTCTGGGTTGTAGTATTTATGGGGCTCTTACTGGGGTTTTTCATTTCAGTTGCTGAACCAGACCTGCACATTTTGTCAGGGCAGATTGATAGTGTCACTTTAGGGATGATCTCCAAGAGCAGCATTATTCTTGTTGTCTCTTTCGGAATTGCGGTAATGGTTGCTGTTGGACTTTCCAGAATCATATATAACTTTCCGCTGTATAAAGTCTTGTCAGCTGTTTATGGGCTGATCCTGATTCTTTGCCTATTCAGCTCTTCTGAATTTATGGCAATTGCTTTTGATGCTTCCGGTGCAACGACAGGAGCTTTGACTGTCCCCTTTATCTTAGCGCTTGCAATTGGTGTATCCCAACTGAAAAAAGACAGTAAAGCATCAGAAAAAGATAGCTTTGGATTGATTGCAATTGCTTCTACCGGAGCGATCCTATCCGTTTTAATTATGAATATCCTATCCAAAACAGATCAAATTATAGGATCTCTGGATAGTACATATGAGGTATCCACATCTATCATTGGACCATTTATTCAGCATTTTCCGAAAATAGCAGGGGAATCATTAGCTGCGCTAACACCCATTGTGGTGATATTTCTTGTTTTTCAGAAATTTTCATTTAAAATGGCAAAAACAGCAGCGAGGAAGATCTTATTTGGTGTACTTTTTACTTTTATAGGCTTAGTACTTTTTTTATTAGGTGTGAATGCGGGATTTATGGAAGTTGGAAATACAATTGGGTACCAGCTTGCCTTGATGGACAACCCAGTCTATTTGGTTGTAATTGGATTCCTATTAGGTATGGTTACGATTCTTGCAGAACCGGCCGTTTACGTGCTTACTCAGCAGATTGAAGATGTTACAAGTGGATATGTCAAAAGAAAAGCTGTAATGTTTACATTGGCTCTGGGGGTGGCTTTAGCAGTTGCTTTATCGATTATTAGAATCTTGGTCCCTGAGATACAGCTATGGCATTATTTACTGCCTGGTTATGTTATTTCAATCGCAATGACTTATGTAGTACCTAAATTATTTGTTGGAATTGCATTTGACTCAGGAGGGGTCGCATCCGGTCCAATGACTGCCACATTTATTTTAGCGTTTGCGCAGGGGGCTGCACAGGGGATAGAAGGAGCAGATGTCTTGATAGATGCTTTTGGAATTATTGCAATGGTCGCAATGACGCCTTTAATTACGCTGCAAATTTTAGGTTTTATTTTTAAGGTGAAATCTAAAAAAGGAGGAATGGATAATGGATAA
- a CDS encoding methyl-accepting chemotaxis protein, translating to MMKQLKIGKKLFILVFVLLLCLIIVAAASLIMMSRIGASSTNINQVWLPSVVVAEEINTMTSDYRIYELGHILSEDNAKMQEYNDKISEEKQEIEEFFATYETMLTGEEDRRLMEDAKTAWDKYLTASETVLQLSSQNQTDSAIQKIQEESRILFDDVSNKCLKIVEFNKEGANQAGVKSHSLFVFSIIFILCVLAVVTVSGILLAVYIVRMIVKPMEEINIAANEITNGNLDIHISYESNDEVGQIAKAFTAMSFDLKTIIQDIQYLLNEMSMGNFVVETQCEERYLGEYEQILQATRHINRTLSHTLANIGMASDQVAVGSDQVSNGAQALSQGATEQASSIEELSASITEISSQVKLNAETAKMANSRAEIAGNEIVKSNEQMKNMVTAMEDINLKSSEISKIIKVIEDIAFQTNILALNAAVEAARAGTAGKGFAVVADEVRNLASKSAEAAKSTTDLIEETLVSVQKGSKIAGNTAKSLEESAKVTQEAVQLIDRIAEASEQQAQSVNQVNIGVEQIASVVQTNSATAEESAAASEELSGQAQMLKDLISKFKLRKETSASIGMAAEESYMGLEENNTVSNKY from the coding sequence ATGATGAAACAATTAAAGATAGGAAAAAAATTATTTATACTAGTATTTGTTTTACTGCTATGTCTTATCATAGTAGCGGCGGCTTCCCTTATAATGATGAGCCGAATTGGTGCTTCGAGCACGAATATTAACCAAGTGTGGCTACCGTCTGTAGTTGTAGCAGAAGAAATAAACACGATGACTTCAGATTACAGAATTTATGAACTGGGGCATATACTTTCTGAAGATAATGCAAAGATGCAAGAATATAATGATAAAATCAGTGAGGAAAAACAAGAAATCGAAGAATTTTTTGCAACGTATGAGACTATGCTTACAGGAGAGGAAGACCGTCGGTTGATGGAAGATGCAAAAACGGCATGGGATAAGTACCTTACTGCAAGTGAAACGGTATTACAGTTGAGCAGTCAAAATCAGACAGATTCTGCTATTCAAAAAATACAGGAGGAATCGAGAATATTATTTGATGATGTATCAAATAAATGTCTGAAAATAGTTGAATTCAATAAAGAGGGAGCAAATCAAGCCGGTGTCAAAAGTCACTCTTTGTTTGTTTTCTCAATTATATTTATTTTATGCGTCTTAGCTGTTGTAACGGTAAGCGGGATTTTGCTGGCAGTGTATATTGTGAGAATGATTGTAAAGCCAATGGAAGAAATCAATATTGCTGCAAATGAAATAACAAATGGAAATTTGGATATACATATCAGCTATGAATCGAATGATGAGGTTGGACAAATTGCGAAAGCCTTTACTGCTATGAGCTTTGATCTGAAAACAATCATTCAAGATATTCAATATTTACTCAACGAAATGTCAATGGGTAATTTTGTAGTAGAGACTCAATGCGAAGAACGCTATCTCGGTGAATATGAACAAATCTTGCAGGCAACTCGCCATATTAATCGAACATTAAGTCACACCTTGGCTAATATAGGAATGGCATCCGATCAAGTTGCAGTGGGATCAGATCAGGTATCGAATGGAGCACAAGCACTCTCACAAGGTGCAACTGAGCAGGCTAGTTCTATTGAAGAATTGTCCGCTTCTATTACTGAAATTTCTTCACAAGTGAAATTAAACGCAGAGACTGCGAAAATGGCAAATAGCCGTGCAGAAATAGCAGGAAATGAAATCGTTAAAAGCAATGAGCAGATGAAAAATATGGTAACTGCTATGGAGGATATCAATTTAAAATCATCTGAAATCTCCAAGATTATAAAAGTGATTGAAGATATTGCATTCCAAACAAATATTTTAGCTTTAAATGCAGCAGTGGAAGCAGCGCGAGCCGGTACTGCTGGGAAAGGATTCGCAGTGGTCGCAGATGAGGTTAGAAATCTTGCAAGTAAATCTGCGGAAGCAGCGAAAAGTACAACAGATTTAATTGAAGAGACTCTTGTTTCCGTTCAAAAAGGATCAAAAATTGCAGGAAATACGGCAAAATCATTAGAGGAAAGTGCTAAGGTGACACAGGAAGCTGTTCAGTTAATCGACCGAATTGCAGAAGCTTCTGAACAGCAGGCGCAATCGGTTAATCAAGTGAATATTGGTGTTGAGCAAATTGCATCAGTCGTTCAGACGAACAGTGCGACTGCAGAGGAAAGTGCCGCTGCTAGTGAGGAATTATCGGGACAAGCACAAATGCTAAAGGATTTGATTAGTAAATTCAAGCTTCGAAAAGAAACTTCTGCTTCTATTGGAATGGCAGCAGAAGAAAGTTACATGGGTTTAGAAGAAAATAATACAGTATCTAATAAATATTAA
- a CDS encoding EAL domain-containing protein produces MNKKFGELLFPLAVRQGTTYLIPILMIGSIALVFMSLPIPDYQMKMERWFGAGWKNIFLYIRDGSFNIYALLAVLCISYTFANTYNDKEGSKIPPIMVSVVSLCSFVTVFGISKSDFNLSTFGVTGIFVALLISFFSSLLFIKLSTISFPRMKSYADGAEPSFQYAMAAILPAAVTISVFAIVNCALIYFFGINNIQFFISKILNGIFHQLDSSFFSGVLFIFMIHVCWFFGIHGSNMMEPVAQNVFGAALYGNQFAIHAGESPIYIFTKTFFDNFVLMGGCGASLCLVLAILIAGKHKNLRKQAKLSIIPVLFNINELIIFGIPIILNPVYIIPFLFVPLLFTTISYLAMYLGFVPYTVHLVEWTTPILISGYFSTGSISGSILQLLNLAVGTLCYMPFVKAAENSRSKRFMSSLLRVIQAYKHAEEQGKKSALLNRYDEIGNISRFLTANLESALSKKNIQIYYQPQVNFKGEVFGAEALLKWEYGNYGVIYTPLVVALAEEAQIIDRLGYCIFDTACADLKKLNQLGITDVAMSVNVSAVQLENGQLVKDLEKLLKKYGVKAEHLKIEITERVALSGSKEILSSLKKVKDLGIQLALDDFGMGHNSLIYLKEYKFDTVKLDGSLIKELISNSNCENIVSSIVSLGKTLNYSVIAEYVEEEAQRQILHELGCDQYQGYLYSQALPYEQFISYLEKQRR; encoded by the coding sequence TTGAATAAAAAATTTGGAGAGTTGCTTTTTCCACTCGCGGTCAGACAAGGAACGACCTATTTGATTCCGATCTTAATGATTGGGTCTATTGCGCTTGTTTTTATGAGTCTGCCAATCCCTGATTATCAGATGAAAATGGAACGATGGTTTGGGGCAGGGTGGAAAAATATCTTTCTATATATTCGAGATGGTTCTTTTAATATCTATGCGCTTTTAGCTGTTCTTTGCATTAGTTATACTTTTGCGAATACATATAATGATAAGGAGGGCAGTAAAATCCCTCCTATTATGGTATCCGTTGTGTCGCTATGCTCGTTTGTGACTGTATTTGGTATCAGTAAAAGTGATTTTAACCTATCCACTTTCGGTGTAACGGGGATCTTTGTAGCGTTGCTAATTTCTTTTTTTTCTTCGCTTCTATTCATTAAATTAAGTACGATTTCATTTCCTCGCATGAAATCGTATGCTGACGGAGCAGAACCGTCTTTTCAGTACGCGATGGCGGCAATTTTGCCTGCAGCAGTTACTATTTCTGTATTTGCAATCGTAAACTGTGCACTGATTTATTTCTTCGGTATCAATAATATACAATTTTTTATTTCTAAAATTTTAAATGGTATCTTTCATCAGTTAGATTCTTCTTTTTTTAGCGGCGTACTTTTTATATTTATGATTCATGTATGCTGGTTTTTTGGTATACACGGCAGTAATATGATGGAGCCGGTTGCTCAAAATGTATTTGGAGCAGCTCTTTACGGAAATCAATTTGCAATTCATGCAGGAGAATCACCGATTTATATTTTTACGAAGACCTTTTTTGATAATTTTGTCTTAATGGGAGGCTGTGGGGCATCCTTATGTCTTGTTTTAGCCATTTTAATCGCAGGAAAGCATAAAAACCTTCGAAAGCAGGCGAAACTTTCTATAATTCCGGTTCTTTTTAATATAAATGAATTAATTATTTTTGGGATTCCAATTATACTGAATCCAGTGTATATCATTCCTTTCCTCTTTGTTCCTTTACTTTTTACCACAATCTCTTATCTTGCAATGTATTTGGGATTTGTACCATATACAGTTCATTTAGTTGAATGGACAACCCCTATTTTAATCAGTGGTTATTTCTCGACTGGGTCTATAAGCGGAAGTATTCTTCAACTGCTCAATTTGGCAGTTGGAACGCTTTGTTACATGCCTTTTGTTAAAGCGGCAGAAAATAGCAGAAGCAAACGTTTCATGAGCAGTCTGCTTCGTGTGATCCAAGCATATAAACATGCAGAGGAGCAAGGGAAAAAGTCGGCACTTCTCAATCGCTATGATGAAATAGGAAATATTTCTAGATTTCTTACTGCAAATTTGGAATCGGCGCTTTCAAAGAAAAACATCCAGATATATTACCAGCCGCAGGTTAACTTTAAGGGAGAAGTTTTTGGAGCAGAGGCGCTTCTTAAATGGGAATATGGGAATTATGGTGTAATTTATACTCCACTTGTCGTTGCATTAGCAGAAGAAGCACAGATCATTGACCGTCTTGGATACTGTATTTTTGATACAGCGTGTGCTGATTTAAAAAAATTGAATCAGCTCGGTATAACAGATGTTGCAATGTCTGTAAATGTTTCTGCTGTACAGCTGGAAAATGGTCAATTAGTGAAAGATTTAGAGAAACTGTTAAAAAAGTATGGAGTAAAGGCCGAACATCTAAAAATAGAAATAACAGAGCGTGTTGCTCTTTCAGGAAGCAAGGAAATATTATCTAGTTTAAAGAAGGTGAAAGATTTAGGAATTCAATTAGCTTTGGACGATTTCGGTATGGGACACAATTCGCTGATCTATTTAAAAGAGTATAAATTTGATACCGTTAAGTTGGACGGATCATTAATCAAGGAATTAATCAGCAATAGCAATTGCGAGAATATTGTATCAAGTATCGTGTCGTTAGGAAAAACTTTGAACTATTCGGTGATTGCAGAATATGTTGAAGAGGAAGCGCAGCGACAGATTCTGCACGAATTAGGGTGTGATCAATACCAAGGCTATCTTTACAGCCAAGCGTTGCCTTACGAACAATTTATTTCTTATCTAGAAAAACAGAGACGGTAA
- a CDS encoding DMT family transporter — MKNTTKAYLAITLQSLIIGFSFLFVKIALRNADTISLLAHRFTLAALCICIYRFFNPGKIIVKRVDWLKIIPFSFAYPISFFLFQTLGLKIISSSEAGIVQAIAPILTLIAARIILKEQIKNLQKVFILISVSGVVYINVLNGFNLSNYSYFGFLFIFMSATSFAIYNVLTKKLSKDYSVFSIVYVMSITGCIVFNLISIFLHIINGNISSYFEPFSEPSFVWAIVYLGVISSLLTSLLSTYALGKLEATKVGLFSNVSTVVTILAGTVFLHESLYYYHYVGIVAILAGTIGFNLFKLPQKDISK; from the coding sequence ATGAAAAATACTACAAAAGCATATTTAGCAATCACTCTCCAATCACTCATTATCGGTTTTTCTTTTTTATTTGTAAAAATAGCCCTTCGAAATGCTGATACGATATCTTTACTTGCTCACAGATTTACATTGGCTGCACTTTGTATCTGTATTTATAGGTTTTTTAATCCGGGTAAAATTATTGTTAAGCGTGTAGATTGGTTAAAAATTATTCCATTTAGCTTTGCTTATCCGATTTCCTTTTTTCTGTTCCAAACGCTTGGACTGAAAATAATATCATCTTCCGAAGCAGGAATAGTACAAGCCATCGCTCCGATTTTAACACTGATTGCCGCCAGAATTATATTAAAAGAGCAAATAAAAAATTTGCAAAAAGTTTTTATACTTATTTCTGTGTCCGGTGTGGTCTACATCAACGTATTAAACGGTTTTAATCTTAGCAATTACAGTTACTTTGGCTTTCTATTTATTTTTATGTCAGCAACATCATTTGCGATTTACAATGTGCTGACCAAAAAGTTATCAAAGGATTATTCCGTATTTTCAATCGTATATGTCATGAGTATCACCGGTTGTATTGTATTTAACCTTATTTCTATTTTCCTGCATATTATAAACGGTAATATTTCTTCTTATTTTGAACCATTTTCAGAGCCTTCTTTTGTTTGGGCGATTGTATATCTTGGGGTGATTTCATCTCTCCTAACATCTTTGCTTTCAACGTATGCCTTAGGAAAATTGGAAGCTACAAAGGTGGGCCTTTTTAGCAACGTATCAACGGTTGTTACAATCTTAGCAGGAACTGTCTTTTTGCACGAATCATTATACTATTATCATTACGTAGGAATTGTGGCAATTTTGGCTGGGACTATTGGATTCAATTTATTTAAGCTGCCTCAAAAGGATATTAGCAAGTAA
- the htpG gene encoding molecular chaperone HtpG → MAKKQFKAESKRLLDLMINSIYTHKEIFLRELISNSSDAIDKLYYRALQENNTGFSREDFAITIELNKEERTLKISDNGIGMTKDELEQNLGTIAKSGSLAFKKENEPKDEIDIIGQFGVGFYSAFMVSERVTVISKAFGEATAYRWESTGADGYNIGEYEKESNGTEIILNIKQNTEDENYDEFLENYRIQGLIKRYSDYIRYPIQMMMEKHHLKEGTEDEYEDYKELETLNSMVPIWKKNKSELTDEDYHAFYKEKFHDFTDPAKVIHTNVEGVSTYNALLFIPVKAPFNYYTKDYEKGLQLYSSGVLIMEKCADLLPDYFSFVRGLVDSQDLSLNISREMLQHDRQLKSIASRLEKKIKSELLAMLNTDREKYDAFFESFGLQLKYGLYDGFGANKDTLKDLVLFYSSSEKKMVTLSEYVSRCKADQKYIYYASGENVDRIDKLPQIELLKDKGYEILYLTADIDEFALQMLHDFDGKDFKSASSGDLELEESEEEKEAAQKQTEENKELLEFMKETLGDKVSEVRLSQRLKTHPVCLSSAGELSLEMEKVINALPNEQKIKADRVLEINAKHSVLEALKQSYMDDKEKAKIYTELLYNQALLIEGFTLDDPVAFSNSICSLIV, encoded by the coding sequence ATGGCAAAAAAGCAATTTAAAGCAGAATCCAAACGTCTTTTAGACTTAATGATCAATTCCATCTATACTCATAAAGAAATTTTTTTAAGAGAATTAATCTCAAATAGCAGTGATGCTATTGATAAGCTGTACTATCGAGCATTGCAGGAAAATAATACGGGTTTTTCTCGAGAGGATTTCGCCATTACAATTGAATTGAATAAGGAAGAGCGTACATTAAAAATTTCTGATAATGGTATCGGCATGACGAAAGACGAGCTTGAACAGAACTTAGGAACAATCGCAAAAAGTGGATCGTTGGCATTTAAGAAAGAAAATGAACCGAAGGATGAAATTGACATTATTGGACAATTTGGTGTCGGCTTTTATTCTGCCTTTATGGTAAGTGAGAGGGTGACAGTTATCAGCAAAGCCTTTGGCGAAGCGACTGCATATCGCTGGGAATCCACTGGGGCAGATGGCTATAATATCGGCGAGTATGAAAAGGAAAGCAACGGTACGGAGATTATTTTAAACATCAAACAAAATACAGAAGATGAAAATTATGATGAATTTTTAGAAAACTACCGTATCCAAGGATTAATTAAACGCTATTCAGATTATATTCGTTATCCGATTCAGATGATGATGGAGAAACACCACCTGAAGGAAGGTACTGAGGACGAATATGAAGATTATAAGGAATTAGAAACTTTAAATAGTATGGTTCCGATTTGGAAGAAAAATAAGAGCGAGCTGACAGATGAAGACTACCATGCTTTTTATAAAGAAAAGTTTCACGATTTTACAGATCCGGCAAAGGTCATTCATACAAACGTAGAAGGGGTGTCTACTTATAATGCACTTTTGTTTATTCCGGTGAAGGCACCATTTAATTATTATACGAAAGATTATGAGAAGGGGTTACAGCTTTATTCCAGCGGCGTTTTGATTATGGAAAAATGTGCGGATTTACTGCCGGATTACTTTAGTTTTGTAAGAGGACTTGTGGATTCTCAAGATTTATCCTTAAATATTTCCAGAGAAATGTTACAGCATGATCGCCAATTAAAATCGATTGCTTCCAGATTGGAAAAGAAAATCAAAAGTGAATTGTTGGCAATGCTGAATACCGATCGTGAAAAGTATGATGCGTTTTTTGAAAGCTTTGGTTTGCAGCTTAAATATGGTTTATACGACGGCTTTGGAGCAAATAAAGACACCCTAAAGGATTTGGTACTATTTTATTCTTCTTCTGAGAAAAAAATGGTCACACTGTCTGAATACGTTTCTCGTTGTAAAGCAGATCAGAAATATATTTATTATGCAAGCGGAGAAAATGTTGATCGGATTGATAAATTACCGCAGATTGAATTATTAAAGGATAAAGGTTATGAAATCTTATACTTAACTGCAGATATTGATGAATTTGCATTACAGATGCTTCATGATTTTGATGGGAAAGATTTTAAATCTGCCTCAAGCGGCGATTTAGAATTAGAAGAAAGTGAAGAAGAAAAAGAAGCAGCACAAAAACAAACGGAAGAAAACAAGGAGTTGTTGGAGTTTATGAAGGAGACTTTAGGAGATAAAGTTTCTGAAGTGCGTTTATCTCAGCGTTTAAAGACGCATCCAGTTTGTTTGAGCAGTGCCGGAGAATTATCTCTTGAGATGGAAAAGGTAATTAATGCACTTCCAAATGAACAAAAGATTAAGGCTGATCGAGTTTTAGAAATTAACGCAAAACATTCAGTTCTTGAGGCATTAAAGCAATCGTATATGGATGATAAGGAAAAGGCTAAGATATATACCGAATTGCTTTATAACCAGGCATTACTGATTGAAGGATTTACTTTAGATGATCCAGTTGCATTTTCCAATTCTATTTGTTCGTTGATTGTGTAA
- a CDS encoding P-II family nitrogen regulator — protein sequence MDKKDEAFDIELICIIVNFGLGSKLVRLAKKHGIPGGTIMLSRGTVNSSILDYMGLSDVRKESVFMVADKKIARQALEEMNKEFEFNKPNHGIAFATSICGVLGTKSIVCGNIKNEREVDNTMYHLVTTIVDKGKGECVIDAATKAGSKGGTIMNARGSGIHETSKLFSMEIEPEREVVMILSEHESTEKIVTSIKEELKIEEPGNGIIYIQDVNKTYGIYK from the coding sequence ATGGATAAGAAAGATGAAGCTTTTGATATCGAATTAATATGCATCATTGTAAATTTCGGGTTGGGAAGCAAATTAGTTAGGCTTGCGAAAAAGCATGGTATTCCTGGGGGAACGATAATGCTTAGCAGAGGAACGGTAAATAGCAGTATTTTAGATTATATGGGTCTTTCTGATGTAAGAAAAGAAAGTGTTTTCATGGTTGCAGATAAAAAGATTGCACGGCAGGCACTGGAAGAAATGAATAAAGAATTCGAATTTAACAAACCAAATCATGGGATTGCATTTGCGACTTCTATTTGCGGTGTTTTAGGAACAAAGAGCATTGTGTGCGGTAATATAAAAAATGAGAGGGAGGTGGATAATACAATGTACCATCTAGTAACGACGATTGTAGATAAAGGAAAGGGTGAATGTGTGATCGATGCAGCGACGAAGGCTGGGTCAAAGGGAGGAACCATTATGAATGCAAGAGGCTCCGGGATCCATGAAACCAGCAAGTTGTTTTCTATGGAAATAGAACCTGAAAGAGAAGTTGTCATGATCCTTTCAGAGCATGAATCAACAGAGAAAATTGTTACTTCAATCAAAGAAGAGCTAAAAATAGAGGAACCCGGTAATGGCATTATCTATATTCAAGATGTAAATAAAACGTATGGAATATATAAGTGA